The proteins below come from a single Aegilops tauschii subsp. strangulata cultivar AL8/78 chromosome 6, Aet v6.0, whole genome shotgun sequence genomic window:
- the LOC109767060 gene encoding uncharacterized protein — protein sequence MAASARTCLVVTALACALTLALRSADAQADESQKPKCAPGAATTCRVGALRDPENQEEGLLNVKVPSSAADDDYSDPDQSDGDDLVVLGH from the coding sequence ATGGCGGCGTCCGCGCGCACATGCCTGGTGGTGACAGCGCTGGCGTGCGCGCTAACACTGGCGCTGCGCTCGGCGGACGCACAGGCGGACGAGTCCCAGAAGCCCAAGTGCGCTCCGGGCGCCGCCACGACGTGCCGCGTGGGCGCGTTGCGCGACCCGGAGAACCAGGAGGAGGGCCTGCTCAACGTGAAGGTGCCGAGCAGCGCGGCCGACGACGACTACAGCGATCCCGACCAGTCCGACGGCGATGACCTCGTCGTCCTCGGCCACTGA